The Xanthomonas sp. DAR 80977 nucleotide sequence CGAGGACAAGGGCGTCCAGCAGGCTTTTTCGTCGCTGTGCTTGCGTCGTGGTGGGGATTTCAAGCCCAGCCCGAAACGCGAATGGTGAGGTGCTGACGATGAGAATGCCAGCCAATCTAAAAACCCTCGCCCTGCCGCTGTTCGTCTGGCTGGCGTTCTTCGCGGTCGATGCCCACGCGGCCATCGACAACGCCGGCGTGTTCGATAGCGTGCTGGATCGCTACCAGGCCGCCGCGAGCGGCTGGGCCGGTGTCATCACCACGGCCGCAACCTGGCTCTTCTGGACGCTGGTTGTGATCTCGATGGTCTGGACGTTCGGCATGATGGCCTTGCGCAAGGCCGACATTGGCGAGTTCTTCGCGGAGTTCGTCCGCTTCACGATCTTTACCGGCTTCTTCTGGTGGGCGCTGACCAACGGCCCTAACTTCGCCTCGTCCATCTATGCGTCGTTGCGGCAGCTCGCCGGCAACGCGACGGGCCTGGGCAATGCTCTGTCGCCCTCGGGCATCGTGGACGTGGGCTTTGCGATCTTCGACAAGGTGATGGATCAGTCCTCGGTGTGGTCGCCGGTGGACAGCATGGCCGGCATCCTCATGGCCGTGGCGATCCTGGTCATCCTGGCCCTGGTCGGTGTGAATATGCTTCTGCTGCTCGCGTCGGGCTGGGTGCTCGCCTACGGCGGCGTGTTCTTCCTCGGCTTCGGTGGTTCGCGCTGGACTTCCGACATGGCGATCAACTACTACAAGGTCGTCCTGGGCGTGGCCGCGCAGCTCTTCGCAATGGTGCTCCTGGTGGGCATCGGCAAGACCTTCCTCGATGACTACTACTCGCGCATGAGCGCCGGCATCAGCCTCAAGGAAATGGGCGTGATGCTGATCGTCGTCATCATCCTCTTGGCGTTGGTCAACAAGATTCCGCCGCTCATCGCCGGGATCATCACCGGCGCGAGCGTGGGCGGTGCCGGCATCGGCCAGTTCGGTGCAGGCGCTGCGTTGGGTGCCGCAGGCATGGCAGCAGCAGCGGCCGCGACCGGCGGCGCCGCTCTGGCCGCCGGCGCAGCCTCGGCCGCCGGTGGTGCCTCTGCCGTCATGGCCGCCTTCTCGAAGGCCAATGAGAACGTGTCGGCAGGCACGGACGTTATGTCGGCCTTCTCGGGCGGCGGCAGCTCGGGCGGCGGTGCGGGCGGCGGCGGCGACGCCGGCACCGGCAGCACGCCCTTCGCTCAGGCTGCGGGCTTTAGCGGCAGCTCCGGCGGTGGCTCTTCGTCGGGTGGCGGCAGCCCCTCGACCGGCAGCAGCTCGGGCAGCTCGAAGGGCGGCGATAAGGGCGGCGGCAAAGCCGACGCCGGCGGCCAGGGCAGCAGCTCGACGGCCAGCACCGGCAGCAGTGCCGACAAGGCCGCCAAGAACGAACCCAAGCCCGCCGGCGGGGCAGGGCAAGGGCAGCAGGCCGCACCGGGCAGCACCGGCCCCGGCTTGCTCGCATCGGCCGCATCGGCCCTCGGCACGGCCGGCCGCATCGCCGCCGACGCCGGCGCGAACTTGGCGAAGGGAACCGCCGATGTTGCCAAGGCCAAAGCCGCGAGCCTGCGCGAAGCCGCAGCCGAGCGGATCGCCGACACCACTGGCGGAAAGATCGCCGCCGCGATCAAGGCGCAAGGAAGCGGCACGGCCGAGAACATCGACGTGCCCGACCAGCAGCCCGCGCCGAGCTTCGGCGACAACAGCCTGGCAGGCGGCCCCGCCGATGCCGATCCCGAGTCCGAAGTAGCTGCGTTCGCCAACCGCGAGCAAGGCCGCGACGGCACAACTGCGTAACCAAGGAGAGTCCAACCATGAAGAAGAAACTGTTTGCCCTGGCCGCCCTCGTGGCAGCCCTCGGATCGACCGCCGGCACGGCCAGCGCGCAAGACGTGCTGACCGGCGACACGCGCCTGGCCTGCGAGGCGATCCTGTGCCTGTCGTCGGGCACGCGCCCGAGCGAATGCACGCCGTCGCTGTCGCGGTACTTCAACATCACGAAGC carries:
- the trbL gene encoding P-type conjugative transfer protein TrbL, which codes for MRMPANLKTLALPLFVWLAFFAVDAHAAIDNAGVFDSVLDRYQAAASGWAGVITTAATWLFWTLVVISMVWTFGMMALRKADIGEFFAEFVRFTIFTGFFWWALTNGPNFASSIYASLRQLAGNATGLGNALSPSGIVDVGFAIFDKVMDQSSVWSPVDSMAGILMAVAILVILALVGVNMLLLLASGWVLAYGGVFFLGFGGSRWTSDMAINYYKVVLGVAAQLFAMVLLVGIGKTFLDDYYSRMSAGISLKEMGVMLIVVIILLALVNKIPPLIAGIITGASVGGAGIGQFGAGAALGAAGMAAAAAATGGAALAAGAASAAGGASAVMAAFSKANENVSAGTDVMSAFSGGGSSGGGAGGGGDAGTGSTPFAQAAGFSGSSGGGSSSGGGSPSTGSSSGSSKGGDKGGGKADAGGQGSSSTASTGSSADKAAKNEPKPAGGAGQGQQAAPGSTGPGLLASAASALGTAGRIAADAGANLAKGTADVAKAKAASLREAAAERIADTTGGKIAAAIKAQGSGTAENIDVPDQQPAPSFGDNSLAGGPADADPESEVAAFANREQGRDGTTA